From the genome of Nitrosopumilus sp., one region includes:
- a CDS encoding queuine tRNA-ribosyltransferase: protein MDHVIKLQHSLDALFGNGVSKQLPKNIEMTFSRKTGRIRMVSYEGKLLCTLRIDGGLTISIYFAQMLLKSKTFKENCLEINEDAAPFVEVGRSVFCKHVTWCGKRVHISADTPILFKNQVIAVGKAILSSEMISNFDMGVAVKVRDSLKSRKEETES, encoded by the coding sequence ATGGATCATGTGATAAAGCTTCAACATTCACTTGATGCATTATTTGGAAATGGCGTCTCAAAGCAATTACCAAAAAATATTGAAATGACATTTTCACGAAAAACTGGAAGGATAAGGATGGTTTCGTATGAGGGAAAATTACTATGCACTTTGAGAATTGATGGGGGCTTGACTATTAGTATCTATTTTGCCCAAATGTTATTGAAAAGTAAAACGTTCAAAGAAAACTGCCTTGAGATAAATGAGGATGCTGCCCCCTTTGTCGAGGTAGGCCGATCCGTATTTTGTAAACATGTGACATGGTGTGGAAAAAGAGTACATATTTCTGCAGATACTCCGATTTTATTCAAAAATCAGGTAATTGCTGTTGGAAAGGCCATTTTATCTTCTGAAATGATTTCTAATTTTGATATGGGAGTGGCAGTGAAGGTCAGAGATAGTTTAAAAAGTCGAAAAGAGGAAACAGAATCATGA
- a CDS encoding UbiD family decarboxylase: MSDLRSYISQVKKAKELNTVTTSVSTKFEIAGITAKVDGSHAVLFENIKESSFRLISNLVGTRKRFGIAVGGTESNIHEKVISAIKKAKKPKIIPLGKFMENKSKNLLSMPIVTHFEKESGPFITSSIAYAKNPETGKQNSSFHRLMPIDKTHFSIRMVEGRHLHRCFTDAKEHGEDLKIAITVGVHPAISIAGAYQAEWGRDEIDIANSLLGGKLTLAKVPFTGLNVPSGSEIVMEGKILRDKTHPEWMVEMLQTYDHKRSQPVFQLENIYFRNNPIFHDVLSGYSEHRLLMGMPIESKLNGELKKSFSQIKQVSMTNGGCNWLHAVVQIKKKSDSDPKKIIKKTFESHRSLKQVTVVDEDIDPNSAESVEYAMATRFQADKDLVILKNVRGSSLDPSSDQRKLQTAKMGIDATRSLFKRSEGFELAKIPKIDKIKLEKYFK; this comes from the coding sequence ATGAGTGATCTAAGAAGCTATATTTCCCAAGTTAAAAAAGCTAAGGAACTCAATACTGTGACGACATCTGTTTCGACAAAATTTGAAATTGCTGGAATTACAGCTAAGGTTGACGGTTCACATGCTGTATTGTTTGAGAACATCAAGGAAAGTAGTTTTCGTTTAATTTCTAACTTGGTGGGGACTAGAAAACGATTTGGTATTGCAGTTGGTGGCACAGAATCTAACATTCATGAAAAAGTTATTTCAGCAATTAAAAAAGCTAAAAAACCAAAAATTATTCCTTTAGGTAAATTCATGGAAAATAAATCAAAAAATCTACTTTCAATGCCCATTGTAACTCATTTTGAAAAGGAGTCTGGTCCGTTTATTACGTCATCTATCGCATATGCCAAAAATCCTGAAACTGGAAAGCAAAATTCTTCATTTCACAGATTAATGCCCATTGATAAAACCCATTTTTCAATTAGGATGGTTGAGGGTCGTCATCTACACCGATGTTTTACTGATGCAAAAGAACATGGAGAAGATCTTAAAATTGCTATTACAGTAGGAGTGCATCCGGCAATTTCTATTGCAGGTGCATACCAGGCTGAATGGGGAAGAGATGAAATTGATATTGCCAATTCCCTTCTGGGTGGAAAACTAACTTTGGCAAAAGTCCCTTTCACAGGATTAAACGTACCATCTGGTTCTGAAATTGTAATGGAAGGAAAAATACTGCGTGATAAAACTCATCCTGAATGGATGGTTGAAATGCTTCAAACATATGATCATAAAAGATCCCAACCTGTTTTTCAACTTGAAAACATCTATTTTAGAAATAATCCCATCTTTCACGATGTTCTTTCAGGCTATTCTGAGCATCGTTTGTTGATGGGGATGCCGATAGAGTCAAAGCTAAATGGAGAATTGAAGAAATCGTTTTCTCAAATTAAACAAGTATCGATGACTAATGGTGGATGTAATTGGTTACATGCTGTGGTACAGATTAAAAAGAAAAGTGATTCTGATCCTAAAAAAATTATTAAAAAGACATTTGAATCTCATCGTTCACTAAAACAAGTAACCGTGGTTGATGAAGATATTGATCCAAACAGTGCAGAATCTGTGGAATATGCTATGGCTACAAGATTTCAAGCGGATAAAGATTTAGTTATTCTTAAAAATGTCCGTGGATCTAGTCTTGATCCTTCTAGTGATCAACGTAAACTACAAACAGCAAAAATGGGCATTGATGCAACTAGATCTCTCTTCAAACGTTCAGAAGGATTTGAATTGGCTAAAATTCCCAAAATTGACAAAATTAAATTAGAAAAATATTTCAAATAA
- a CDS encoding aldehyde dehydrogenase family protein gives MNQIITVNPATGEEITKYFPMDKSQVFELVRKAKRAYPEWKKDYEKRKSYIYNLVEYLKKNKTTLAKVATSEMGKPLKESIGEIEKCAWALEFYADNGDSFLADEVLNTDARKSFLTFEPLGVIGSIMPWNFPYWQALRFAAPCLMAGNVIVMKPARITMQSGIEIEKAFTESGMPDGIFQTVVGSVESANHLIDSDVNAVTFTGSTNAGAKVGERSARHLKKCVLELGGSDPFIVLDDAIIEKAAEGAVKGRFINCGQSCVASKRFFVGKNIAKDFIELFIKKTSQLKMGDPMSAETDIGPLSSKNGLETISGIVEDAKEKGAEILLGGSKTEEKGFFYKPTILTNVKSNMRIANEETFGPVAPITIVENESEAIKLANESEFGLGASIWTKDLAKADKISRRIESGIVSVNNVVISDPRIPFGGIKHSGFGRELSRYGMLEFVNMKSVRFYDNLTHNHYVE, from the coding sequence CTGAACCAAATTATCACTGTAAATCCAGCCACGGGTGAAGAAATCACAAAATATTTCCCAATGGATAAATCTCAAGTTTTTGAATTAGTAAGAAAGGCAAAAAGGGCATATCCAGAATGGAAAAAAGATTATGAAAAACGTAAAAGCTACATTTACAATTTGGTAGAATACCTAAAGAAAAACAAAACAACACTTGCAAAAGTTGCAACATCGGAAATGGGTAAACCTCTCAAAGAATCAATTGGAGAGATTGAAAAATGTGCTTGGGCATTGGAATTTTATGCAGATAACGGAGATAGTTTTCTTGCGGATGAAGTATTAAACACAGATGCACGAAAGAGTTTTCTAACATTTGAACCGTTAGGAGTAATTGGCTCAATCATGCCTTGGAATTTTCCTTATTGGCAAGCATTGAGATTTGCGGCTCCATGTTTAATGGCAGGCAACGTCATCGTAATGAAACCTGCTAGGATAACCATGCAGTCAGGCATTGAGATCGAGAAAGCATTCACTGAATCAGGAATGCCAGACGGTATTTTTCAAACGGTGGTAGGAAGCGTTGAATCCGCAAATCATCTAATTGATTCAGATGTGAATGCCGTAACATTTACCGGAAGTACAAATGCGGGAGCAAAAGTAGGAGAAAGATCCGCAAGACATTTGAAAAAATGCGTGTTAGAGTTAGGTGGTAGTGATCCATTCATAGTGTTGGATGATGCAATTATTGAAAAAGCTGCAGAAGGTGCAGTGAAGGGCAGATTCATCAATTGTGGTCAAAGTTGTGTGGCCTCAAAAAGGTTTTTTGTTGGAAAAAATATAGCTAAAGATTTCATCGAGTTGTTTATTAAAAAAACATCACAACTCAAGATGGGGGATCCAATGTCTGCTGAAACAGACATTGGACCACTCTCAAGTAAGAACGGACTAGAAACAATTTCTGGAATAGTGGAAGATGCAAAAGAGAAAGGTGCTGAAATTCTTCTAGGAGGTTCCAAAACGGAAGAAAAAGGATTCTTTTACAAACCAACAATCCTTACAAATGTAAAATCAAATATGAGAATAGCAAATGAAGAAACTTTTGGACCAGTTGCACCAATTACAATAGTTGAAAATGAAAGTGAGGCAATAAAACTAGCTAATGAAAGTGAATTTGGACTAGGTGCAAGCATCTGGACAAAAGATCTTGCAAAAGCAGATAAAATATCCAGAAGAATTGAATCAGGAATTGTAAGTGTCAATAATGTTGTAATTTCAGATCCTAGAATTCCGTTTGGAGGGATAAAACATAGTGGATTTGGAAGAGAATTATCAAGATACGGTATGTTAGAATTTGTAAACATGAAATCAGTTCGATTTTATGACAATTTAACACATAACCACTATGTAGAATAG
- a CDS encoding transcription factor, with the protein MVDRYEDPFIRIASMIGGDEYLKVARSLLKAEDATDEEIASSTGLRINMVRKVLYDLFGKSLITGIRVKDERKGWFVYRWRTRREEVEHFIENQKKKIGERLQQRLDFENASDFYHCGNEDCPRVTFENALDEMFKCPSCQNVLNLKKNDKSRKAYSKKVDEIKKDMQQTF; encoded by the coding sequence TTGGTAGATAGATACGAAGATCCTTTCATTCGAATCGCTTCAATGATTGGAGGAGACGAATATCTCAAAGTTGCAAGATCTTTATTGAAAGCTGAAGACGCCACAGATGAAGAAATCGCAAGTTCCACAGGCCTTAGAATCAACATGGTAAGAAAAGTCTTGTACGATCTATTCGGAAAATCACTCATTACAGGAATCAGAGTCAAAGACGAGAGAAAAGGCTGGTTTGTCTATAGATGGAGAACTAGAAGAGAAGAAGTAGAACATTTTATTGAAAATCAAAAGAAGAAAATTGGCGAAAGACTACAACAAAGGTTAGATTTTGAAAATGCTTCAGATTTCTATCATTGTGGTAATGAAGATTGTCCAAGAGTTACATTTGAAAATGCACTTGATGAAATGTTCAAATGTCCATCATGCCAAAATGTGTTAAATCTAAAAAAGAATGACAAATCCAGAAAAGCATATTCAAAAAAAGTTGACGAAATTAAAAAAGACATGCAACAAACATTCTGA
- a CDS encoding transcription factor yields MMRGGNREMRRMMDKMGLDMNELSNVQEVIIKTDKKEIIISKPSVTEMKAKDNSIFTVTADSYDERELEVPIFSDEDIQLVSQQAGVDEEKAKNALEEAEGDLARAILLLTSG; encoded by the coding sequence ATGATGCGGGGCGGAAATCGTGAAATGCGACGAATGATGGATAAAATGGGTTTAGATATGAACGAGCTCTCAAATGTTCAAGAGGTTATAATTAAGACTGATAAGAAGGAGATCATTATTTCAAAACCATCTGTCACTGAAATGAAAGCGAAAGACAATTCAATTTTTACGGTAACTGCAGATAGTTATGATGAACGAGAACTAGAGGTTCCAATTTTCTCTGATGAAGATATTCAGTTAGTTAGTCAGCAGGCCGGAGTTGATGAAGAAAAGGCCAAAAATGCTTTAGAAGAGGCTGAGGGCGATCTTGCAAGAGCCATTTTACTGCTAACTTCTGGCTAA
- the hflX gene encoding GTPase HflX, translating into MNSAILITYDQEDSINEAKGLCNAAGYEVVHIIKQNFLQKPKYGISGGVVEELEEISEKVRPDIIIFDEILKPSQNYNLATVLHREVLDREGLILEIFESRASSAESKLQVKLAQLRYEMVRAKEKVRLANMGEQPGFMGIGKFEVDVYYNDIKHRMQTVRSKLEKAGKQRELHRQGRKRMGFKTVSLAGYTSAGKTTLFNKVTGEVRSQSKELFTTLTTTTRRLMISQEPFLIADTVGFISKLPAYMIDAFKSTLEELIHTDVIILVIDINDSISELKKKFSSCMKTLNELGVEKNKIIYALKKADLLKDEEVERKIKFLNLSEDEKLVSISSKTGKNVKQLKELIKDITENQSYHKPKYNAWKGVEKTFGN; encoded by the coding sequence GTGAATTCTGCAATTTTAATCACATATGATCAAGAAGATTCGATTAATGAGGCCAAAGGACTGTGTAATGCGGCAGGATATGAAGTAGTTCACATTATCAAACAAAATTTTCTTCAGAAACCAAAGTATGGAATCAGTGGAGGAGTGGTAGAAGAATTAGAAGAAATATCAGAAAAGGTTAGACCAGATATAATCATATTTGATGAAATCCTAAAACCAAGTCAAAACTACAATCTTGCCACAGTATTACACAGAGAAGTATTAGATAGAGAAGGACTAATTCTAGAGATTTTTGAAAGTAGAGCTTCAAGTGCAGAGTCAAAATTGCAAGTCAAATTGGCACAATTAAGATACGAAATGGTAAGAGCCAAAGAAAAAGTTAGACTTGCAAATATGGGAGAACAGCCGGGATTTATGGGAATAGGTAAGTTCGAAGTTGATGTGTATTATAATGACATCAAACATAGAATGCAAACCGTTAGATCAAAGCTTGAAAAAGCTGGAAAGCAGAGAGAGCTTCACAGACAGGGAAGAAAGAGAATGGGATTCAAGACCGTCTCGCTTGCAGGGTATACATCTGCAGGAAAGACAACATTGTTTAACAAAGTTACAGGTGAAGTAAGAAGTCAGAGTAAAGAACTTTTTACAACTCTTACTACGACTACACGAAGACTGATGATTTCTCAAGAGCCATTTTTGATTGCAGATACAGTCGGATTCATTAGTAAATTGCCCGCATACATGATTGACGCATTCAAATCAACTCTAGAAGAACTGATACATACTGATGTGATAATTCTGGTAATTGACATTAATGATTCAATTTCAGAGTTAAAAAAGAAATTTTCTAGTTGTATGAAAACTCTAAATGAATTAGGAGTAGAGAAAAACAAAATAATTTATGCTCTGAAAAAAGCAGATTTATTGAAAGATGAGGAAGTTGAACGAAAAATTAAATTCCTTAATTTAAGTGAAGATGAAAAACTGGTTTCAATATCTTCAAAAACTGGAAAAAATGTTAAACAATTAAAAGAATTAATCAAAGACATAACAGAAAATCAAAGTTATCATAAACCAAAATACAATGCATGGAAAGGAGTAGAAAAAACATTTGGTAATTGA
- a CDS encoding acyl-CoA thioesterase, giving the protein MSSENHAIHEKCPSESHAEVIVRMFPSDANPAGNVFGGEILKHIDMVAGIVAQRHSQSNAVTVSMDSVNFLKPVFVGNVLALNARINYVHKSSMEIEVKAEAEDIVTGIKTVTGTAFVTFVSLGSNGKPIPAPRLSLKTDDDRIKFEEGKIRMDKRLKNRQK; this is encoded by the coding sequence ATGTCCTCAGAAAATCACGCTATTCATGAAAAATGTCCTTCTGAATCACATGCAGAGGTAATTGTTAGAATGTTCCCATCTGATGCAAATCCTGCTGGAAACGTGTTCGGTGGTGAAATTTTAAAACATATTGACATGGTTGCCGGAATTGTCGCTCAACGCCATTCTCAATCAAATGCCGTTACAGTATCTATGGACAGTGTAAATTTTTTGAAACCTGTTTTTGTTGGCAACGTTCTCGCATTAAATGCTAGAATAAACTATGTTCATAAATCATCTATGGAAATAGAAGTCAAAGCTGAAGCTGAAGATATAGTGACTGGAATTAAAACCGTTACTGGAACTGCTTTTGTTACCTTTGTATCCCTTGGCAGCAATGGAAAACCCATTCCTGCTCCACGGCTGTCTCTTAAAACCGATGATGATCGAATTAAGTTTGAGGAAGGCAAAATTAGAATGGACAAAAGATTAAAAAATCGCCAAAAATAA
- a CDS encoding 2,5-diamino-6-(ribosylamino)-4(3H)-pyrimidinone 5'-phosphate reductase, protein MEKSSKPYVILSAAISIDGKIATKTGDSKFSSDQDCVRLHKLRSKVDGILIGKNTVLQDNPLLTVRHTRGKNPIRIILDSKGNISSKSKILQTSEQVPTIIAVSKTIAKSNLERLRKFPVDVIITGERSVNIKSLLKKLLDKKISSILVEGGGTTNWEFIRQNLFDELIITLSPFLLGGDDAISFVQGDGFSKISKSPNLRLKSTRKLKNHLVLNYVKV, encoded by the coding sequence ATGGAAAAATCTAGTAAACCATATGTTATTCTAAGTGCTGCAATATCTATTGATGGAAAGATTGCTACAAAAACAGGAGATTCAAAATTCTCTTCAGATCAGGATTGCGTTAGACTTCATAAACTACGATCTAAAGTGGATGGAATTTTAATTGGAAAGAATACTGTATTGCAAGATAATCCTCTGTTAACTGTACGTCATACACGTGGAAAAAATCCCATTCGAATAATTTTGGATTCCAAAGGCAATATATCTTCAAAATCTAAAATATTACAAACATCCGAACAAGTGCCTACAATTATAGCCGTATCAAAAACAATAGCCAAGTCTAACCTTGAAAGACTACGTAAATTCCCTGTGGATGTAATCATTACTGGTGAAAGATCTGTAAATATAAAATCATTATTGAAAAAACTCCTGGATAAAAAAATTTCATCAATTTTGGTTGAAGGTGGTGGCACAACAAACTGGGAATTTATAAGACAAAATCTTTTTGATGAATTAATTATCACTCTTTCTCCTTTTCTTCTTGGAGGCGATGATGCAATATCATTTGTCCAAGGTGATGGATTTAGCAAAATTTCAAAATCCCCCAATCTGCGACTTAAATCTACTAGGAAACTCAAAAATCACCTTGTTTTGAATTATGTAAAAGTGTAA
- a CDS encoding tRNA (cytidine(56)-2'-O)-methyltransferase yields MVIEVVRIGQRLVRDNRVTTHVALVSRGFGAEKIFMTEINPEIKDTIEKINNTWGGNFEIEFIEKWKTIVKKKKNEGFKIVHLSMYGEDIDDVQENLRNEENIVIVVGAEKVPREIYELADYNVAIGSQPHSEISALAITLDRIQKGEQFKKEFSDAKRKIIPTKKGKNVEVKETRD; encoded by the coding sequence TTGGTAATTGAAGTAGTTCGAATCGGACAACGTCTAGTAAGAGATAATAGGGTAACAACCCATGTAGCTCTGGTTTCCAGAGGATTTGGTGCAGAGAAAATTTTCATGACCGAGATAAATCCAGAAATCAAAGATACTATCGAAAAGATCAACAATACATGGGGAGGTAACTTTGAGATTGAGTTTATTGAAAAGTGGAAAACCATCGTAAAAAAGAAAAAAAATGAAGGATTCAAAATTGTACATCTTTCAATGTATGGTGAAGACATTGACGATGTACAAGAAAATCTTAGAAATGAAGAAAATATCGTTATTGTGGTAGGCGCCGAAAAAGTTCCAAGAGAAATTTATGAATTGGCAGACTACAATGTAGCAATAGGCAGTCAACCTCATTCTGAAATTAGTGCATTAGCAATAACTTTAGATCGAATACAGAAAGGCGAACAATTCAAAAAAGAGTTTTCAGATGCAAAAAGAAAGATCATACCCACAAAAAAGGGCAAAAATGTAGAAGTTAAAGAAACAAGGGATTAA
- a CDS encoding cation-binding protein: MSTTSLRRDHELIEKVIKAMESTIQLLNDDKQIPESILLPVIDFSKNFTDVCHHSKEEKSLFPALEKAGMPSNMGPIAMMLIDHQRSREIGIRMEESAKEYLSSGSSTKLVSDMQEYVEHITEHLWKENNKLFMMAEARLQYVSEKVDKELNEIEKSKLEGLGKTREHYEQLAENLTKDVSQQSS, encoded by the coding sequence ATGTCTACTACATCCTTAAGGCGTGATCATGAATTAATTGAAAAAGTTATCAAAGCAATGGAATCTACAATTCAATTACTAAACGATGATAAACAAATTCCTGAATCTATCTTATTGCCTGTAATTGACTTCTCAAAAAACTTCACAGATGTTTGTCATCACAGTAAAGAGGAAAAATCATTGTTTCCTGCTCTAGAAAAAGCTGGAATGCCTAGTAATATGGGTCCTATCGCAATGATGTTAATTGATCATCAGCGTTCGAGAGAAATTGGAATTCGGATGGAAGAATCTGCAAAAGAATATCTTTCATCCGGAAGTTCTACAAAATTAGTTAGTGATATGCAAGAATATGTTGAACATATCACTGAACATCTTTGGAAAGAAAACAACAAATTGTTCATGATGGCTGAAGCGCGACTTCAATACGTTTCAGAAAAAGTGGATAAAGAACTAAATGAAATTGAAAAATCCAAACTTGAAGGTCTTGGAAAAACTAGAGAACATTATGAACAGCTAGCTGAAAATCTTACAAAAGATGTTTCTCAACAAAGCAGTTAA
- a CDS encoding PhoU family transcriptional regulator: MEEGEETRKIQFTGKSSYIVSLPKQWVVGLGLKQGDQIRMVRKGSSRLELYPPKFESRIIKKEDAVIEISNVEEAPSIIRKLISLYFLGFKTIMVRPKNDRLSAHQRNSVKGAVKRMLMGSEITADSSRGITIQVLVNLLELSVDDAFKRMIHLAKSMSSDAILAVKENNLELAQEVINTDDEVDRFGFYIIRQLKIAIQSEHMLKEMGFRNARNCLGYRLVVKNIERTGDHAAFIARDVLEFKKPVKKEILQKLHDMNEFCLSVLDDSCLALFKEDYYQAEKAIVKIEQITKFEKKVRDVSKSLKDDEDVYRIRRMTENIRRVSEYASDIAEIVLNMNIEKTLKKSD; the protein is encoded by the coding sequence ATGGAAGAGGGTGAAGAAACTAGAAAAATTCAATTCACTGGAAAATCATCATACATAGTTTCATTGCCAAAGCAATGGGTGGTAGGATTAGGCCTAAAACAAGGAGATCAAATACGAATGGTTCGAAAAGGATCATCCAGACTGGAACTTTATCCACCAAAATTTGAATCGCGTATCATAAAAAAAGAGGATGCAGTGATAGAGATTAGCAATGTAGAAGAGGCACCCTCAATCATTAGAAAACTAATTTCGTTGTATTTTTTAGGATTTAAGACGATAATGGTCAGGCCTAAAAATGACAGATTAAGTGCACATCAAAGAAATTCAGTAAAAGGAGCTGTTAAACGAATGCTGATGGGTTCGGAGATTACTGCAGATTCAAGTAGAGGGATCACAATTCAGGTTCTCGTCAATTTACTAGAATTGTCAGTAGACGACGCATTCAAACGAATGATTCACTTGGCAAAGTCAATGTCAAGTGATGCTATTTTGGCAGTTAAGGAAAATAATTTAGAATTAGCGCAAGAAGTTATCAATACAGATGATGAGGTAGATAGGTTTGGATTTTATATCATTCGCCAGTTAAAGATTGCCATACAAAGTGAACACATGTTGAAGGAGATGGGTTTTAGAAATGCCAGAAACTGTTTAGGATATAGACTAGTCGTAAAGAATATAGAAAGAACCGGAGATCATGCAGCGTTTATTGCAAGAGATGTTTTAGAATTTAAGAAACCTGTAAAAAAAGAGATTTTACAAAAGTTGCATGACATGAATGAATTTTGTTTGTCTGTATTGGATGACTCATGTCTAGCGTTATTCAAAGAAGATTACTATCAGGCAGAGAAGGCCATAGTAAAGATAGAACAAATTACTAAATTTGAGAAAAAAGTTAGAGATGTCTCAAAATCATTAAAAGACGATGAAGATGTTTACAGGATTAGAAGAATGACTGAAAATATCAGAAGAGTTTCGGAGTATGCTAGCGACATTGCTGAAATTGTGTTGAACATGAACATAGAAAAAACACTAAAAAAATCTGATTAA